One Streptomyces sp. P9-A2 DNA window includes the following coding sequences:
- a CDS encoding FAD-dependent monooxygenase: MSRGSILVVGGGIGGLATAIAVQQKGFDTTVVELHSDVHSSVYGVGIIQPMNALRALDMIGCAQDCIAAGYPAKRWGGLYSTDGTFIKEMPGTPVPGVDLPPMNGLTRPKLHEILTSHAVEAGVTIRYSTTFTELKDDGAGVDVTFTDGSTGRFDIVVGADGVYSQTRGYVVEGEVAPYYIGQSAYRVNIPLLPEIDSIILQASSEGMAGLVPIGKDLAYLFYNAHMEKQTPDSGMDSAEKLREYLAPFGGFMGRIRDEFITDDCDIVLRPEESLIVDAPWHKGRIVLMGDAVHAITPHLGQGAAQAIEDGVVLADCLAKHDDLEAAFAEYTDRRFERCKLVVDTSLDIAEWEMGRKPGFDNIAATDHVLEVMAQPL; encoded by the coding sequence ATGAGCCGAGGTTCGATTCTGGTTGTCGGTGGAGGCATTGGCGGTCTTGCGACTGCCATCGCCGTTCAGCAGAAGGGCTTCGACACGACGGTCGTCGAGCTCCACTCCGACGTCCACTCGTCTGTCTACGGCGTCGGCATCATCCAGCCGATGAACGCTCTGCGGGCGCTCGACATGATCGGCTGCGCCCAGGACTGCATCGCGGCCGGCTACCCGGCCAAGCGCTGGGGTGGTCTCTACTCGACCGACGGCACCTTCATCAAGGAGATGCCGGGCACGCCCGTCCCCGGTGTCGACCTGCCTCCGATGAACGGCCTCACCCGTCCGAAGCTGCACGAGATCCTGACCTCTCACGCCGTCGAGGCGGGCGTGACCATCCGTTACTCGACGACCTTCACGGAACTCAAGGACGACGGCGCCGGCGTCGACGTCACCTTCACCGACGGATCCACCGGTCGCTTCGACATCGTCGTCGGTGCCGACGGCGTCTACTCCCAGACCCGCGGCTACGTCGTCGAGGGCGAGGTCGCGCCCTACTACATCGGCCAGTCGGCCTACCGCGTCAACATCCCGCTCCTGCCCGAGATCGACAGCATCATCCTGCAGGCCAGCTCCGAGGGCATGGCCGGTCTCGTCCCGATCGGCAAGGACCTGGCCTACCTCTTCTACAACGCCCACATGGAGAAGCAGACGCCTGACTCGGGCATGGACAGCGCCGAGAAGCTGCGCGAGTACCTCGCGCCGTTCGGTGGCTTCATGGGCCGCATCCGCGACGAGTTCATCACCGACGACTGCGACATCGTGCTGCGGCCGGAGGAGTCCCTGATCGTGGACGCCCCGTGGCACAAGGGCCGCATCGTCCTGATGGGCGACGCCGTCCACGCGATCACGCCGCACCTCGGACAGGGCGCCGCCCAGGCGATCGAGGACGGCGTCGTGCTCGCCGACTGCCTCGCCAAGCACGACGACCTCGAGGCGGCCTTCGCGGAGTACACCGACCGCCGCTTCGAGCGCTGCAAGCTCGTCGTCGACACCTCGCTCGACATCGCGGAGTGGGAGATGGGCCGCAAGCCGGGCTTCGACAACATCGCCGCCACCGATCACGTCCTCGAGGTCATGGCCCAGCCGCTCTGA
- a CDS encoding MarR family winged helix-turn-helix transcriptional regulator has translation MSLPSHQRELADVLRELGWTVHRRSPERAGVGPIPTTELALLKQVIDAPGSTIGELAQALGLRQPNVSAAIRVLAGRGFVVKETSPKDRRITLVRPTALGRSEHEAIADSWAAPIREALEGLSADHREAIERAAEALAALHERLRVIEPGEAQVEASV, from the coding sequence ATGAGCCTTCCCTCTCACCAGCGTGAGCTGGCCGACGTCCTGCGCGAGCTCGGGTGGACCGTCCACCGGCGGTCACCCGAGCGCGCGGGCGTCGGCCCGATCCCGACCACCGAACTGGCACTGCTCAAGCAGGTCATCGACGCACCGGGATCCACCATCGGCGAGCTGGCGCAGGCGCTGGGACTGCGCCAGCCCAACGTGAGCGCGGCGATCCGGGTCCTGGCCGGTCGCGGCTTCGTGGTCAAGGAGACCAGTCCCAAGGACCGTCGCATCACGCTGGTCAGGCCCACCGCACTCGGGCGTTCGGAGCACGAGGCGATCGCGGACAGCTGGGCAGCGCCGATCCGGGAGGCCCTGGAGGGACTCAGCGCGGATCACCGGGAGGCGATCGAGCGGGCGGCGGAGGCACTGGCGGCTCTCCACGAACGTCTCCGGGTCATCGAGCCGGGCGAGGCGCAGGTCGAGGCCTCGGTCTAG
- a CDS encoding substrate-binding domain-containing protein encodes MLRAGIDLGLRVPEDLAAIGYDATQYAELSTPALTTVHVDAEAHGRPHRTHRPGAGSRRSPGTDRACCKASPPELRRDTGVATAARPRPRPAPRPAR; translated from the coding sequence GTGCTCCGGGCCGGGATCGATCTCGGCCTGCGCGTGCCGGAAGATCTGGCAGCGATCGGCTACGACGCGACGCAGTACGCCGAGTTGTCGACGCCGGCCCTGACGACGGTGCACGTCGATGCCGAGGCCCATGGACGGCCACACCGCACGCACCGTCCTGGGGCTGGGAGCCGGCGATCTCCCGGCACAGACCGCGCGTGCTGCAAGGCGAGTCCACCTGAGCTGCGGCGGGACACGGGCGTGGCTACGGCGGCTAGACCGAGGCCTCGACCTGCGCCTCGCCCGGCTCGATGA
- a CDS encoding DUF3500 domain-containing protein: MTTPAPPAPMTYEAPVTIKRMLFATWALLDSLRPDLKAAAIVPDMDAPGRVDWDFIPKPDRAGIPMHALDRHQKVIAHSLLKAGLSMRGYSQALSVMATENMLRELEVIERGFGVLAGNFRDPEGYWFSFWGRPGFEDTWGWRVIGHHLSLNYTIVAQRYLTVTPLAMGAQPVGAGVLDALGENERRALSILHSLSPDAQEQAVIHDVAPADFVTRQVPYVGAEEWPDWVDLGIVGYETTDEDRERLRFMKADPSGISGADLTGDQLNAVRDLLLYYVETGPDELSRQYRELVLAADPRDLRFAWAGGREANTAHYYRISTRDLLVEADNAVAAGQHVHAIWRDLNNDLGHDLLLDHYAQHGPDGRHLRRRLESNRPTEDASLETGGWYVPEVYVKP; the protein is encoded by the coding sequence ATGACCACCCCCGCACCACCTGCCCCCATGACCTACGAGGCACCCGTCACCATCAAGCGGATGCTCTTCGCCACCTGGGCGCTGCTCGACTCCCTGCGCCCCGACCTCAAGGCCGCGGCGATCGTGCCCGACATGGACGCTCCCGGCCGCGTCGACTGGGACTTCATCCCGAAGCCCGACCGGGCCGGCATCCCGATGCACGCGCTCGACCGGCACCAGAAGGTCATCGCGCACTCGCTGCTGAAGGCCGGCCTGAGCATGCGCGGCTACAGCCAGGCGCTCTCCGTGATGGCCACGGAGAACATGCTGCGCGAACTTGAGGTGATCGAGCGCGGATTCGGCGTCCTCGCCGGCAACTTCCGTGACCCCGAGGGCTACTGGTTCAGCTTCTGGGGGCGGCCCGGCTTCGAGGACACGTGGGGCTGGCGGGTCATCGGCCACCACCTGTCCCTCAACTACACGATCGTCGCGCAGCGTTACCTCACCGTCACGCCACTCGCAATGGGCGCCCAGCCCGTCGGCGCCGGCGTGCTGGACGCGCTCGGTGAGAACGAGCGCCGGGCTCTCTCGATCCTGCACTCGCTGTCCCCCGACGCCCAGGAGCAGGCCGTCATCCACGATGTCGCGCCTGCCGACTTCGTCACCCGCCAGGTGCCCTACGTCGGCGCCGAGGAGTGGCCCGACTGGGTCGACCTCGGGATCGTCGGCTACGAGACGACCGACGAGGACCGCGAGCGCCTGCGCTTCATGAAGGCCGACCCGTCGGGCATCAGCGGTGCCGACCTGACCGGTGACCAGCTCAACGCCGTACGCGACCTGCTCCTTTATTACGTGGAGACCGGCCCCGACGAGCTGTCCCGGCAGTACCGCGAGCTGGTGCTCGCGGCCGACCCGCGCGACCTCCGTTTCGCCTGGGCCGGCGGACGCGAGGCCAACACCGCCCACTACTACCGGATCTCCACGCGCGACCTGCTCGTCGAGGCCGACAACGCGGTGGCCGCAGGCCAGCACGTGCACGCGATCTGGCGCGACCTCAACAACGACCTCGGCCACGACCTGCTGCTCGACCACTACGCGCAGCACGGACCGGACGGCCGACACCTGCGACGCCGGCTCGAGTCGAACCGACCGACCGAGGACGCCTCGCTCGAGACCGGCGGGTGGTACGTCCCGGAGGTCTACGTGAAGCCCTGA
- a CDS encoding NAD-dependent succinate-semialdehyde dehydrogenase: protein MTLPLAQQQLLASVNDGLHIGGQWRGSSHGATVDVRNPATGEVIRTVASASVGDGLAALTAADEAFPAWAATPARERAEILRRAFDLLTERADDFALLMTLEMGKPLGEARGEVAYGGEFLRWFSERTAHVTGRYGANPEGSGRMIVTQHPVGPCYLITPWNFPLAMATRKIAPALAAGCTVVIKPATLTPLTTTYFVQLLQEAGLPAGVVNVVTTSVPGPMSEAILADPRLRKLSFTGSTPVGRQLLKQAAQGVLRTSMELGGNAPFIVFDDADLDKAVDGAILAKFRNIGQACTAANRMLVHVDVVEEFTARLTERVENLVMGPGTEPGVAIGPLIDDRAVAKTDELVRDAVTRGASIRTGGAPADGHGYFYPATVLADVQPGSALLTEEIFGPVAAIAPFRDEDEAVALANATEYGLVSYVFTESLARGQRMIERLETGMMGLNVGAVSNAAAPFGGWKMSGLGREGGDEGIHEYLQTKYTLTPNPFA from the coding sequence ATGACGCTCCCGCTCGCCCAACAGCAACTCCTCGCCTCGGTGAACGACGGCCTCCATATCGGCGGCCAGTGGCGTGGCTCATCGCACGGCGCCACCGTCGACGTGCGGAACCCCGCGACCGGCGAGGTCATCCGCACCGTCGCCTCCGCCTCAGTGGGGGACGGTCTGGCCGCCCTCACGGCGGCCGACGAGGCTTTCCCCGCGTGGGCGGCCACGCCGGCCCGGGAGCGCGCGGAGATCCTCCGCCGCGCCTTCGACCTGCTGACCGAGCGCGCCGACGACTTCGCCCTCCTGATGACCCTCGAGATGGGCAAGCCCCTCGGGGAGGCACGCGGCGAGGTCGCGTACGGAGGCGAGTTCCTGCGCTGGTTCAGCGAGCGGACCGCGCACGTCACCGGGCGCTACGGGGCCAACCCGGAGGGCTCGGGCCGGATGATCGTCACGCAGCACCCGGTCGGGCCGTGCTACCTCATCACGCCGTGGAACTTCCCCCTGGCGATGGCGACCCGCAAGATCGCGCCCGCCCTGGCGGCCGGGTGCACCGTCGTCATCAAGCCCGCCACGCTCACGCCGCTCACGACGACCTATTTCGTCCAGTTGCTCCAGGAGGCCGGGCTGCCGGCCGGCGTCGTCAACGTCGTCACGACCTCCGTACCGGGGCCGATGTCCGAGGCGATCCTCGCCGACCCCCGGCTGCGCAAGCTCTCCTTCACCGGCTCCACCCCGGTCGGCCGGCAGCTGCTGAAGCAGGCCGCACAGGGTGTGCTCCGCACCTCGATGGAACTCGGCGGAAACGCCCCGTTCATCGTCTTCGACGACGCCGACCTCGACAAGGCGGTCGACGGCGCGATCCTCGCGAAGTTCCGCAACATCGGTCAGGCATGCACCGCCGCCAACCGGATGCTCGTGCACGTCGACGTCGTGGAGGAGTTCACCGCCCGGCTCACCGAGCGGGTCGAGAACCTGGTCATGGGCCCGGGCACCGAACCCGGTGTCGCCATCGGCCCCCTCATCGACGACCGGGCCGTCGCGAAGACCGACGAACTCGTGCGGGACGCCGTCACGCGCGGCGCGAGCATCCGCACCGGAGGTGCTCCGGCCGACGGCCACGGGTACTTCTACCCCGCCACGGTGCTGGCCGACGTACAGCCGGGGAGCGCACTGCTGACCGAGGAGATCTTCGGTCCCGTCGCGGCGATCGCGCCCTTCCGCGACGAGGACGAGGCCGTGGCACTGGCCAACGCGACAGAGTACGGCCTGGTCTCGTACGTCTTCACCGAGTCGCTCGCCCGCGGCCAGCGCATGATCGAGCGCCTCGAGACCGGGATGATGGGACTCAACGTCGGTGCCGTCTCCAACGCGGCCGCACCGTTCGGCGGCTGGAAGATGTCCGGTCTGGGCCGCGAGGGCGGCGACGAGGGCATCCACGAGTACCTGCAGACGAAGTACACACTCACCCCCAACCCGTTCGCCTGA
- a CDS encoding RidA family protein yields MGTRTSIDLPGFSHANPIPAASRIGPFVATSVITGRDPVTGEMAPDADQQFAHVFAHVRTLMAELGGTTDDILKMTFHLTDPSDREALNREWLAMFPDPARRPARQAIAARLDRGAVVHCDLLAVLSDGRRNP; encoded by the coding sequence ATGGGCACCCGCACCAGCATCGACCTCCCGGGGTTCAGCCACGCCAACCCGATCCCGGCCGCCAGCCGGATCGGCCCGTTCGTCGCGACCTCCGTCATCACCGGCCGCGACCCGGTGACCGGCGAGATGGCACCCGACGCCGACCAGCAGTTCGCGCACGTCTTCGCGCACGTCCGCACCCTGATGGCCGAGCTCGGCGGCACGACGGACGACATCCTCAAGATGACGTTCCACCTCACCGACCCGAGCGACCGCGAAGCCCTCAACCGCGAGTGGCTCGCGATGTTCCCGGACCCGGCCCGCCGCCCCGCCCGGCAGGCGATCGCGGCCCGACTCGACCGCGGCGCCGTCGTCCACTGCGACCTGCTCGCCGTGCTCAGCGATGGAAGAAGGAATCCATGA
- a CDS encoding fumarylacetoacetate hydrolase family protein, whose translation MKIARFHTADGPTRLGRVDGDRIIDISDVVGGTSLRSILSVLPSLKQEILAVDGTSHALADVVLEAPIDNPQKYLGIGMNYKEHAEEARAAGIPIPENQMWFNKQVSCIVGPYDGIVKPDLSDALDYEIELGVVIGQRCKHVSVEDARSVIAGYLVTNDVSVRDWLQKRSPTFTLGKSFDTHGPIGPWLTTDDEIADPLDLRMTLSVNGEVRQDWPTNDMVYDIYEQIAYLSQVFTLMPGDILATGTPAGIGAMQGKFLKVGDVVRAEIEGLGHIENRVIAEG comes from the coding sequence ATGAAGATCGCGCGCTTCCACACCGCCGACGGGCCGACGCGGCTGGGGCGTGTCGACGGTGACCGGATCATCGACATCTCCGACGTCGTCGGGGGCACGTCGCTGCGGTCGATCCTGTCCGTGCTGCCCTCGCTGAAGCAGGAGATCCTCGCGGTCGACGGGACCTCGCACGCACTCGCCGACGTGGTCCTCGAGGCCCCGATCGACAACCCGCAGAAGTACCTCGGCATCGGTATGAACTACAAGGAGCACGCCGAGGAGGCGCGCGCCGCGGGCATCCCGATCCCGGAGAACCAGATGTGGTTCAACAAGCAGGTCTCCTGCATCGTCGGCCCCTACGACGGCATCGTGAAGCCCGACCTCTCCGACGCTCTCGACTACGAGATCGAGCTCGGCGTGGTGATCGGCCAACGCTGCAAGCACGTGTCCGTCGAGGACGCCCGCTCGGTCATCGCCGGGTACCTCGTCACCAACGACGTGTCGGTCCGCGACTGGCTGCAGAAGAGGTCGCCGACGTTCACGCTCGGCAAGTCGTTCGACACCCACGGCCCGATCGGCCCGTGGCTGACCACCGACGACGAGATCGCCGACCCGCTCGACCTGCGGATGACCCTCAGCGTCAACGGCGAGGTCCGCCAGGACTGGCCGACGAACGACATGGTCTACGACATCTACGAGCAGATCGCCTATCTCTCACAGGTCTTCACCCTCATGCCCGGCGACATCCTCGCCACCGGCACACCGGCGGGCATCGGCGCGATGCAGGGCAAGTTCCTCAAGGTCGGCGATGTCGTCCGCGCGGAGATCGAGGGCCTCGGCCACATCGAGAACCGCGTCATCGCCGAGGGCTGA
- a CDS encoding nuclear transport factor 2 family protein, whose protein sequence is MTVAPVVLADEATRAAILDVEERRQRALLEIDLDTLRDLYDDSLIHTHAPGLTHTKAQLLEHVATRAPYKGATRGELTIRVIGDVAIMTGRLINRLGSPDGSERTVAGQVIQVLRRCEDGAWRFVSFQMTPDGEHVWTPTADEKAGLDKIAQEEQK, encoded by the coding sequence ATGACCGTCGCCCCTGTCGTCCTGGCCGACGAGGCCACGCGCGCGGCGATCCTCGATGTGGAGGAGCGCCGTCAGCGGGCGCTGCTGGAGATCGACCTCGACACGCTGCGCGACCTGTACGACGACTCGCTGATCCACACCCACGCGCCCGGCCTGACCCACACGAAGGCCCAGCTCCTGGAGCACGTCGCCACCCGCGCGCCCTACAAGGGCGCCACTCGCGGCGAGCTCACCATTCGTGTGATCGGCGACGTCGCGATCATGACGGGCCGCCTGATCAACCGCCTCGGCAGCCCGGACGGCTCCGAGCGCACGGTCGCCGGCCAGGTGATCCAGGTGCTGCGGCGCTGCGAGGACGGCGCCTGGCGCTTCGTGAGCTTCCAGATGACCCCGGACGGCGAGCACGTCTGGACCCCCACCGCCGACGAGAAGGCCGGCCTCGACAAGATCGCTCAGGAGGAGCAGAAATGA